The following are from one region of the Candidatus Wallbacteria bacterium genome:
- a CDS encoding V-type ATPase 116kDa subunit family protein, with protein sequence MFLPEKLQKVSLITLHRWEEELFEFLGDRAAVHLFQVHEGIGLKTGHYHPYEDKIKQADDKLIDILKIFSLSHERGRVAERLNFDHVRNNLAGRIMHLGEEIDKLLREIGDLENYNGTLREDIRKLSGISSLSLDIKKWHSLNYLYFKVGKLPLSTAENLDSLLNIPELIAIKLAQLGDSTAVVLISTQNHAQKIDNSLKNLFFMEAEFPLEYAGTPAEMIKKLEALIAENENHIEDLYEQMEMIRNGSMEELIDSKSVVFLNRLFLESRKKFGYTDETVAVFGYIPASRMHEFCEKAEQEFPHPLIITREKTEVHEDVPVLLNNPAPVKPFELITDTFGHPAASEIDPTPLIALTYPLMFGMMFGDAGQGAVLALCGFLLRTFSSYLGIPRSIGNVIQSCGFFAMIFGLFYGSFFGFEKMYYLFPSVQFSPMENAGHQQTFFIVAILLGAFQLSLGMILTILNNLQRNELYGVFFEKFGLVTFTFYLSSLMLAFSVLNSSKSLIYLSGTLVAIASVIFLFRDFIFSVFLGKMDRHKLAPGHLFESFMEFYEVLLGLASNTISYIRVAAFALAHMALMLAVFQISRMVSSYHAEYPTIVIGNLLVLVMEGVIVGIQALRLEYYEFFSKFYHGGGEKFSPLTIHKGVE encoded by the coding sequence ATGTTTCTGCCTGAGAAGCTGCAGAAAGTGTCGCTGATCACGCTTCACAGATGGGAAGAGGAATTGTTTGAATTTCTTGGAGATCGTGCTGCCGTTCATTTGTTTCAGGTCCACGAGGGAATTGGGCTCAAGACCGGGCACTACCATCCTTATGAAGATAAGATCAAGCAGGCCGACGACAAGCTGATTGATATTCTTAAGATATTTTCCCTTTCCCATGAACGGGGAAGAGTGGCTGAACGATTAAATTTTGATCATGTGCGGAACAATCTGGCTGGACGCATCATGCATCTTGGTGAAGAAATTGACAAGCTGCTGCGGGAGATTGGAGACCTGGAAAATTATAATGGAACTCTCAGGGAAGACATCCGCAAACTTTCTGGAATTTCCAGCCTCAGTCTGGATATCAAAAAATGGCACAGCCTGAATTACCTTTACTTCAAGGTTGGAAAACTTCCGCTCTCTACAGCTGAAAACCTGGACAGCCTTCTGAACATTCCAGAGCTGATCGCGATTAAGCTTGCACAGCTTGGGGACAGTACTGCGGTCGTATTGATCAGTACGCAAAACCATGCCCAGAAAATTGATAACAGTCTGAAAAATCTGTTTTTCATGGAAGCCGAGTTCCCTCTGGAATATGCCGGAACACCCGCTGAGATGATTAAAAAGCTTGAAGCTCTGATCGCAGAAAACGAAAATCACATAGAGGATCTTTACGAGCAGATGGAAATGATCCGTAACGGGAGCATGGAAGAACTAATCGATTCCAAGTCAGTCGTGTTCCTGAACAGATTGTTCCTCGAGTCCAGAAAGAAATTCGGTTATACAGATGAAACAGTAGCCGTATTTGGTTATATCCCGGCTTCAAGAATGCATGAATTCTGCGAGAAAGCAGAGCAGGAATTTCCGCATCCCCTGATCATCACCCGGGAAAAAACCGAGGTACATGAAGATGTTCCGGTGCTTTTGAACAATCCTGCTCCAGTCAAACCATTCGAACTGATCACAGATACTTTCGGACATCCTGCTGCATCAGAAATCGACCCCACTCCTCTGATCGCCCTCACCTACCCTTTGATGTTCGGGATGATGTTCGGAGATGCAGGTCAGGGTGCGGTGCTTGCACTCTGCGGATTTCTTCTCAGGACCTTTTCCAGTTACCTGGGCATACCCAGATCGATCGGGAATGTGATCCAGAGCTGCGGTTTTTTTGCGATGATTTTCGGTCTTTTCTATGGAAGCTTTTTCGGCTTTGAGAAAATGTATTACTTGTTTCCTTCAGTTCAGTTCTCTCCGATGGAAAACGCCGGACATCAGCAGACCTTTTTTATTGTAGCGATACTGCTCGGCGCGTTCCAGCTTTCCCTCGGAATGATTCTCACCATTCTGAACAACTTACAGCGAAATGAATTATACGGCGTGTTTTTTGAAAAGTTCGGACTTGTGACTTTCACTTTCTACCTGTCATCCCTGATGCTGGCTTTTTCTGTGCTTAATTCCAGCAAGTCACTGATTTATCTGAGCGGCACGCTCGTGGCGATCGCTTCAGTGATTTTTCTGTTCCGTGATTTCATTTTCTCCGTTTTTTTGGGGAAAATGGACAGGCATAAACTGGCTCCCGGACACCTTTTCGAAAGTTTCATGGAATTCTATGAAGTATTGCTCGGCCTCGCCAGCAATACCATTTCCTATATCAGGGTGGCGGCCTTCGCATTGGCGCACATGGCATTGATGCTGGCCGTTTTCCAGATTTCCCGCATGGTTTCCTCATATCATGCTGAATATCCG
- a CDS encoding V-type ATPase subunit, which translates to MKGLSPFYYSYLNARVRARRDRYLSREDLKRSLGSSIPEILSRFRDAASDARIDLSMTRRILARILVDDCHKVISYSPGYARDVGEAYLFRYGIEDLKTVIRIWKSHEEALSYIADQEVLELAGGGPENLSAYPYLKHMPTFCSLLKKIESYSIAELEKALDLDYFRYLAQLLKDFSGEDRRSLNLFLGFQIDVSNIINLLRLKYYYGHSEEDCLGYMFPPVNIPRRDLEALIRKDNLQQAISVLEHTKYSFLSQAPNVPEMERLISFEKEKITTLFLMGNTFNIGLVFASIWMAEVEFELVGKMVEAKFFNHNELIEGLFNVSA; encoded by the coding sequence TTGAAAGGGCTTTCTCCTTTTTATTATTCTTATCTCAATGCAAGAGTTCGCGCCAGGCGCGATCGCTACCTCTCCCGCGAAGACCTGAAGCGCAGCCTGGGATCCTCGATCCCTGAAATTTTGTCCCGATTCCGCGATGCAGCGTCCGATGCCAGGATTGATTTATCCATGACCAGACGCATTTTAGCCAGAATCCTTGTGGATGACTGCCACAAGGTGATCAGTTACAGTCCCGGATATGCAAGAGATGTTGGTGAAGCCTACCTGTTCAGATATGGGATCGAGGATTTGAAAACTGTAATCAGGATCTGGAAATCCCACGAGGAAGCCCTGAGCTACATCGCTGACCAGGAGGTTCTGGAGCTTGCCGGGGGAGGACCTGAGAACCTTTCAGCTTACCCATATTTAAAGCACATGCCGACTTTCTGCTCATTGCTGAAGAAGATCGAATCATACAGCATCGCCGAACTTGAAAAAGCGCTTGATCTGGATTATTTCCGTTACCTTGCCCAGCTGCTCAAAGACTTCTCCGGAGAGGACCGGAGATCCCTGAATCTGTTTCTTGGTTTTCAGATTGATGTTTCCAATATTATCAATCTCCTGAGATTGAAATATTATTATGGACATTCCGAGGAAGATTGCCTGGGATACATGTTCCCGCCGGTGAATATTCCAAGGAGGGACCTTGAAGCTCTGATCAGGAAGGACAACCTTCAGCAAGCAATATCTGTACTTGAGCATACTAAATATTCCTTCCTGAGCCAGGCTCCGAATGTTCCGGAAATGGAAAGACTGATCTCGTTTGAAAAAGAAAAAATTACGACTCTGTTCCTGATGGGGAACACTTTCAACATTGGGCTCGTGTTCGCTTCCATCTGGATGGCCGAAGTGGAGTTCGAACTGGTCGGGAAGATGGTGGAAGCCAAGTTTTTCAATCACAACGAATTGATTGAGGGGTTGTTCAATGTTTCTGCCTGA